Proteins from a single region of Nitrososphaerota archaeon:
- the pyrH gene encoding UMP kinase, whose protein sequence is MKIVLRIGGSVLGAPPSAGLVNGYSEVVSDLNYEGNYVAVVVGGGGIAREYIKSAAQMGLSPYQQDTVAIHASRLNARLVAMKLGGVSSVPTSIDGMLQRLARNRVAVMGGLKPGITTDTVAAIVAERWRADLLVKASDQSGIYTEDPRVNKKAKKLDRINYEKAKQILGGAHRPGIHSIVDPVAVDRLLESRVKLIVLNGAEPKGVIRAVHGERVGTLVT, encoded by the coding sequence GTGAAAATCGTGTTGCGGATCGGCGGATCTGTCCTGGGAGCTCCTCCGTCTGCCGGGCTCGTGAACGGCTACTCCGAAGTCGTGTCAGACCTCAACTATGAAGGGAATTACGTGGCAGTGGTAGTCGGGGGCGGAGGGATTGCCCGGGAGTACATCAAGTCGGCGGCCCAGATGGGGCTTTCGCCCTACCAGCAAGACACGGTGGCGATACACGCTTCGAGGCTCAACGCGAGGCTGGTGGCCATGAAGCTCGGGGGGGTGAGCAGCGTCCCCACGTCCATCGATGGAATGCTGCAGCGCTTGGCTCGCAACAGGGTGGCTGTGATGGGGGGGTTGAAACCGGGCATCACCACCGACACAGTAGCGGCCATAGTGGCGGAAAGATGGAGGGCCGACCTCCTTGTCAAAGCGTCAGATCAGAGCGGAATCTACACCGAGGACCCGAGGGTCAACAAGAAGGCGAAGAAGCTCGATAGAATCAACTACGAGAAGGCTAAGCAGATACTCGGGGGCGCGCATCGGCCGGGGATACACAGCATAGTGGACCCGGTGGCGGTTGACCGGCTCCTCGAATCGAGGGTGAAGCTGATAGTACTCAACGGCGCAGAACCCAAGGGGGTCATCAGGGCGGTCCACGGTGAGAGGGTAGGCACCCTGGTGACTTGA
- a CDS encoding CBS domain-containing protein, with the protein MVADIVYVTLAAAVFVSFWSSLVEATYLTLRPFSLSSAIGGSSSGPAKALAIANEKTKLVSVTTFTDTISSVVLATTMGLILSGYFGPVGWVYSTIGGSFVIMVLLYLLPKAIGIENALKMSVVLAPTTKVVVDTLSPFAVPLTKVARKLSEKLVGMPGYREVDLADEFEDVVTMLEKAGHIEPNSGRLLRTALASSRRTDAVDAMTPEKEIISIPKSATVFDALKAMSETQHPRMPVFDNDRNEYIGAVTFRTISKAISRDLIDSNIRDYIIQPAHVLKDDALATVIEKMQDAGTTIAFVYDRDETIGMITLSDILERLLGVKV; encoded by the coding sequence TTGGTAGCGGACATAGTTTACGTCACACTCGCAGCCGCGGTCTTCGTTTCGTTCTGGTCCTCGCTGGTCGAAGCGACATATCTCACCTTGAGGCCCTTCTCGCTGAGCTCGGCCATAGGGGGCAGTTCGTCAGGGCCGGCTAAGGCGCTCGCCATAGCGAACGAAAAGACGAAACTAGTGAGTGTCACCACCTTCACAGACACCATTTCGAGCGTAGTGCTCGCGACCACGATGGGCCTGATTCTCTCCGGCTATTTCGGCCCCGTCGGGTGGGTGTACAGCACGATAGGAGGCTCTTTCGTCATCATGGTGCTGCTCTATCTGTTGCCGAAAGCGATAGGCATCGAAAACGCACTGAAGATGTCAGTCGTCCTCGCTCCTACCACAAAGGTGGTGGTCGACACGCTGTCTCCGTTTGCCGTCCCCCTGACAAAGGTTGCCCGTAAGCTGTCAGAGAAGCTCGTCGGAATGCCCGGTTACAGAGAAGTGGACCTGGCCGACGAGTTCGAGGATGTCGTCACCATGCTGGAGAAGGCGGGGCACATAGAACCGAACTCGGGGAGGCTCCTGCGGACTGCTCTGGCTTCGTCGAGGAGAACCGACGCCGTCGACGCAATGACGCCCGAGAAGGAGATCATCTCCATCCCGAAAAGCGCCACGGTCTTCGACGCGCTCAAAGCCATGAGCGAGACGCAACATCCGCGCATGCCCGTCTTCGACAATGACAGGAACGAGTACATAGGTGCCGTGACCTTCAGGACCATCTCGAAGGCGATATCCCGGGACCTGATCGATTCGAACATCAGAGACTACATCATCCAGCCGGCCCACGTTCTGAAGGACGACGCCCTCGCGACGGTGATTGAGAAGATGCAGGACGCCGGAACGACCATCGCCTTCGTCTATGACAGAGACGAGACGATAGGGATGATTACCCTGTCCGACATACTCGAACGCCTGCTCGGCGTTAAGGTCTAA
- a CDS encoding isocitrate lyase/phosphoenolpyruvate mutase family protein gives MDQAEKAEAFRGLHDRKDVLVLPNACDVPSSWVFENEGFPVVATSSAGMLVSLGHPDAEGIPRGDFVAAIRRISGVLTVPLSADLVGGFGDNPEEVAKSARAVVEAGAVGINIEDYIHGAKGLPPVPELRKLGVARVSFGPTASYAAMGLVKQASREVLEKGTYDTLTEGAIDFDELNSLAVPRNPVRP, from the coding sequence ATGGACCAGGCCGAGAAAGCCGAGGCGTTCCGCGGGCTTCATGACAGGAAGGACGTGCTCGTGCTTCCCAACGCGTGCGACGTGCCCAGCTCGTGGGTCTTCGAAAATGAAGGGTTTCCGGTAGTTGCGACTTCGAGTGCCGGGATGCTCGTCTCGTTGGGCCATCCAGACGCCGAAGGGATTCCGCGCGGCGACTTCGTCGCCGCCATAAGAAGAATCTCGGGTGTCCTCACCGTCCCCTTGAGCGCCGACCTGGTGGGGGGGTTCGGGGACAACCCTGAGGAAGTGGCCAAGAGCGCGAGGGCCGTGGTTGAAGCTGGTGCGGTCGGGATAAACATCGAAGATTACATCCATGGTGCCAAAGGGCTCCCTCCTGTGCCTGAGCTCAGAAAGCTCGGAGTCGCCAGGGTGAGCTTCGGCCCCACAGCGTCCTATGCCGCCATGGGGCTCGTGAAACAGGCGTCCCGGGAAGTGCTCGAAAAAGGGACCTATGACACGCTGACAGAAGGCGCGATAGACTTCGACGAACTCAACTCGCTAGCGGTCCCGAGGAATCCCGTTAGACCTTAA
- a CDS encoding EamA family transporter: MRIKTVGYFCLVTSLFTGALVPVVLSWAKEANLVEFFFLTYLLGIVVAATTTLVAGKRKEAASYFTQPRRLALVAFVGLLVYLPFEVVVLYAEHYVTAALATVVFRTSPLLMLALIPTLLRERLTRNQVVALALAFFGIFVALTGGNPLGFFGAPDLPIILLLLLAAFAYALSSLLMKRYVFDLSSELLIFNVALFVVFAVAFLSMGAQFRALSLADIGVILFISADNIVGFFMYFYAFRLLKTTVVTNVYFSSPFISLLLANILLGEVVQPYYVLIAILVTVGLVIQSRDRIGGTYLPKYPSKLGSFYVVDVSGAFANTKEGVIASSLGSGGRVMAVKIPSKNKAEAERRVRNGTYSNFFMGDNGRIAGETNFVGDILHVNPDDLVLMKVGSFDECEKFFGELADLIAD; the protein is encoded by the coding sequence TTGAGAATCAAGACGGTCGGCTACTTCTGCCTTGTGACTTCGCTGTTCACCGGAGCCCTGGTGCCGGTGGTCCTATCATGGGCGAAGGAAGCGAACCTTGTCGAGTTCTTCTTCCTCACATATCTCCTTGGCATCGTCGTCGCAGCGACAACCACCCTAGTTGCAGGAAAGCGGAAGGAGGCGGCATCCTACTTCACACAACCCAGGAGACTGGCCCTCGTAGCTTTCGTCGGACTGCTTGTCTACCTGCCGTTCGAGGTGGTGGTACTCTATGCCGAACACTATGTGACGGCCGCGCTCGCCACAGTGGTCTTCAGGACTTCGCCTTTGCTTATGCTGGCCTTGATTCCTACACTACTACGAGAGAGGCTCACCAGAAATCAGGTTGTCGCCCTTGCCCTTGCGTTCTTCGGCATATTCGTGGCACTCACGGGTGGAAACCCCCTCGGGTTTTTTGGCGCTCCAGACCTTCCTATCATACTCCTCCTTCTCCTTGCGGCGTTTGCGTACGCATTGTCGTCACTACTGATGAAAAGATATGTCTTTGACCTTTCGAGCGAGTTACTGATATTCAATGTCGCCCTCTTCGTGGTCTTCGCCGTCGCGTTTCTCAGCATGGGTGCCCAGTTCAGGGCGCTCAGCCTCGCCGACATCGGAGTCATCCTCTTCATCTCAGCAGACAACATCGTCGGATTCTTCATGTACTTCTACGCCTTCAGGCTGCTCAAGACAACGGTAGTAACCAACGTCTATTTCTCTTCGCCTTTCATTAGCTTGCTCCTAGCAAACATCCTCCTCGGCGAGGTGGTGCAGCCCTACTATGTGCTCATCGCCATCCTTGTAACGGTCGGGCTTGTTATTCAGAGTCGCGACAGGATTGGCGGCACATATCTCCCGAAGTACCCTTCGAAGCTCGGAAGTTTCTATGTGGTGGATGTGAGCGGGGCCTTTGCCAACACGAAAGAAGGGGTGATTGCAAGCTCGCTCGGGTCGGGCGGCAGAGTGATGGCAGTCAAGATACCAAGCAAGAACAAGGCTGAGGCCGAGAGGAGAGTAAGAAATGGCACCTACTCCAACTTCTTCATGGGTGACAATGGGCGAATTGCAGGGGAGACCAACTTCGTGGGGGATATCTTGCATGTCAATCCTGACGACTTGGTGCTAATGAAGGTCGGGAGTTTCGACGAATGCGAGAAGTTCTTCGGGGAGTTGGCCGATTTAATAGCCGACTAG
- a CDS encoding phosphate uptake regulator PhoU: MDELRKVQRVGDFSFSVSIPKDYARRMGLKLGDSILFREEVDGTLRLIPAGRGKEATRAVIRVEQAGGDEMLAKLVVGAYALGFDTIEVVGKEPLGQKTADRVVETVRRLRGLEVVESDDKRIVSQSLIDPTRFPVDYLIKRLQILVSQSLDHVMDSLDLRQTGKLNEVGRAQEEIEELYWLILRQLLVALNRRELASEIGIESPLHASGDRVSAKTLDEIGGIIQDVAEELVRLRGLGTKMNPKVVASLQRLARKTREAFNTTIESFLTADIKLIGESSALVEEAMQLEKQVTEEMLATGGLGYTRVLVSYFGQLARYCNIIIEISSHRLLRKTSRVAAVQQ, translated from the coding sequence ATGGACGAGCTCAGGAAGGTCCAGAGAGTTGGCGATTTCTCGTTCTCGGTGTCTATCCCTAAAGACTATGCACGACGGATGGGCCTGAAGCTGGGCGACAGCATCCTGTTCCGGGAGGAAGTCGACGGAACGTTGAGGTTGATCCCAGCCGGGCGCGGCAAAGAGGCAACAAGGGCCGTCATCAGGGTGGAACAAGCAGGAGGCGACGAAATGCTAGCAAAGCTGGTCGTCGGCGCGTACGCGTTGGGATTCGACACCATTGAGGTGGTTGGGAAGGAACCCCTAGGACAGAAGACGGCAGACAGAGTCGTTGAGACCGTCAGGCGCCTCAGAGGGCTGGAGGTCGTCGAATCAGACGACAAGCGCATCGTCTCGCAGAGCCTCATCGACCCCACGAGATTCCCGGTGGACTATCTAATCAAGCGGCTCCAGATATTGGTGTCCCAGAGCCTGGACCATGTTATGGACAGCCTGGACCTGAGGCAGACCGGAAAACTCAATGAGGTGGGAAGGGCACAGGAAGAGATAGAGGAGCTCTACTGGCTGATATTGAGGCAGCTTCTGGTCGCGCTCAACAGGAGAGAACTGGCCTCGGAGATAGGCATCGAATCGCCTCTCCATGCGTCTGGGGACAGGGTATCGGCAAAAACCTTGGATGAAATCGGGGGGATAATACAGGACGTCGCAGAGGAGTTGGTGAGGCTCCGGGGGCTGGGGACGAAGATGAATCCCAAGGTGGTCGCAAGCCTCCAGAGGTTGGCTAGAAAGACCCGGGAGGCTTTCAACACCACGATAGAGAGTTTTCTGACCGCTGACATCAAGCTCATCGGAGAGTCGTCAGCCCTTGTTGAGGAGGCGATGCAGCTAGAGAAGCAGGTGACCGAGGAGATGCTGGCCACTGGAGGGTTGGGGTACACCAGGGTCCTGGTGTCTTACTTCGGTCAGCTGGCGAGGTACTGCAACATCATAATCGAGATTTCCTCGCACCGCCTGTTGAGGAAGACGAGCAGGGTCGCGGCCGTCCAGCAGTGA
- a CDS encoding 2-oxoacid:acceptor oxidoreductase subunit alpha: MKRDDFSWMIGGVQGSGVDTSANIFARAAAEGGLFVFGKREYYSNIKGEHSYFQVRVSGTPIRSHVDTVDMLATFEEETIFRHALEVRKEGGIIYDPDQDSKRLDQMPTIEANVKQTLVAELSKAGLSLDVSGVIELARRRGVHIYPVPYTSILKEVGAKHGETSLSTLQRMLNVMAVASSFAILSFDEDLVKNSVRKWFKSKPKVAEMNADAVGAAYDHVEQKYAGSFAYRLSPVKADGDRLFIRGNSVVAMAKELAGCRLQTYYPITPASDESEYLEAHSEIPLDGSAAQDNPQMGEAAAMKKGSIAVVQSEDEIAAVTMAIGGGLAGVRSSTSTSGPGFSLMAEGLGYAGMNEVPIVVTLYSRGGPSTGLPTRHEQGDLRFALHAGHGEFPRLVLASGDLEEAFYDTVRAFNYSEIYQTPVIHIVDKALANSDGTIPMLDVNRIKINRGLYLKEITNAVNGEFERFAHTANGISPRPPIGTKGGVYWHTGDEHDVHGHISEDPTNRDLMMEKRMGKLVLADREIPISERLNFFGPEKADITVVSWGSTKGAILDAMDWLEQDGISVNFIQIKLINPFPTEYMTNVLSRAKKVVGIEMNYSAQLIGVVREQTCIPIEQLVVKYNGRPMSSEEVYDALKAIQEGTAPTKVVLRHGA, from the coding sequence ATGAAGCGGGACGATTTCTCATGGATGATAGGCGGCGTCCAAGGAAGTGGCGTAGACACGTCGGCGAACATCTTCGCGAGGGCCGCGGCTGAAGGAGGGCTCTTCGTCTTCGGCAAGAGAGAGTATTACTCTAACATCAAAGGGGAGCACAGTTACTTCCAGGTCAGGGTCTCCGGGACTCCAATCAGATCACACGTCGACACGGTCGACATGCTGGCTACATTCGAAGAGGAGACAATCTTCAGGCACGCCCTCGAGGTCAGAAAGGAGGGGGGGATAATCTACGATCCTGACCAGGATTCGAAGCGGCTGGACCAGATGCCCACCATCGAAGCTAACGTCAAACAGACGCTCGTCGCCGAGCTCTCAAAGGCGGGGCTTTCGCTTGATGTCAGTGGGGTTATCGAGCTTGCGAGAAGGCGGGGCGTCCATATTTATCCGGTCCCCTATACCAGCATCCTGAAGGAGGTCGGAGCGAAGCACGGAGAGACCTCCCTCAGCACCCTCCAGAGGATGCTCAACGTAATGGCCGTTGCTTCATCCTTCGCCATACTGTCCTTCGACGAAGACCTCGTGAAAAACTCGGTCAGGAAGTGGTTCAAATCCAAACCCAAGGTCGCCGAGATGAACGCAGACGCCGTGGGGGCGGCCTACGACCACGTCGAGCAAAAGTACGCCGGGAGCTTCGCCTACAGGCTATCTCCAGTCAAGGCCGACGGGGACAGACTGTTCATCCGGGGGAATTCGGTGGTCGCCATGGCCAAGGAGCTCGCTGGGTGCAGGCTCCAGACCTACTATCCTATCACGCCAGCCAGCGACGAGAGCGAGTACCTCGAGGCCCATTCTGAGATACCGCTTGACGGCTCTGCAGCCCAGGACAACCCCCAGATGGGCGAGGCGGCGGCCATGAAGAAAGGGAGCATCGCCGTCGTCCAGTCGGAGGACGAGATTGCGGCCGTGACCATGGCCATAGGCGGAGGGCTGGCCGGGGTACGCTCCTCCACCTCCACCTCGGGTCCGGGATTCTCTCTGATGGCCGAAGGCCTGGGCTACGCCGGGATGAACGAAGTTCCTATTGTCGTCACGCTCTATTCACGTGGGGGCCCGAGCACGGGCCTCCCCACGCGCCACGAGCAGGGAGACCTCAGGTTTGCTCTTCATGCGGGCCACGGGGAGTTCCCAAGGCTGGTCCTCGCCAGTGGGGACCTGGAAGAAGCGTTCTACGACACCGTGCGGGCCTTCAACTACTCTGAGATATATCAGACGCCTGTTATCCACATAGTCGACAAGGCCCTCGCCAACTCCGATGGCACCATCCCCATGCTTGACGTGAACAGGATCAAAATCAACAGGGGGCTTTACCTCAAGGAGATTACCAACGCGGTCAACGGCGAGTTCGAACGCTTCGCACACACCGCGAACGGCATCTCTCCTCGTCCCCCAATAGGGACTAAAGGCGGGGTCTATTGGCACACAGGTGACGAGCACGACGTGCACGGCCACATCAGCGAAGACCCGACCAACCGTGACCTCATGATGGAGAAGAGGATGGGGAAGCTCGTCCTGGCCGACAGGGAGATTCCGATTTCTGAGAGGCTCAACTTTTTCGGCCCGGAAAAGGCAGACATCACAGTGGTAAGCTGGGGGTCCACCAAAGGCGCCATACTCGACGCTATGGATTGGCTGGAGCAGGACGGCATCAGCGTCAACTTCATTCAGATCAAGCTCATCAACCCCTTCCCCACAGAATACATGACCAACGTCCTCTCTAGGGCGAAGAAGGTGGTGGGCATCGAGATGAACTACTCTGCGCAGCTGATCGGGGTGGTCCGCGAGCAGACCTGCATCCCCATCGAACAACTGGTCGTCAAATACAACGGAAGGCCGATGTCGTCAGAGGAGGTATACGATGCCTTGAAGGCGATTCAAGAAGGGACGGCTCCGACAAAGGTGGTCCTGAGGCATGGCGCTTAA
- a CDS encoding 2-oxoacid:ferredoxin oxidoreductase subunit beta, producing the protein MALKLSDLKTTAHNDWCPGCGDFGILNAVQMALAEMNADPNNTVVVSGVGCSSKSPHFIKTYGVHTLHGRAVPFATGIKLANPNLEVVVEGGDGDGMGIGAGHFVNSGRRNLDMLYIVHDNEVYGLTKGQASPTLGLGKKTKSLYSPNVNQAINPLMLAIASGYTWVARGYSYDVRHLKDLIIKGIRHKGYAFLDVLQPCPTYNDLLTKEYWAGEGNLDTMGKQQPRTYKLEETGYDGIVHNGDEAEMEKKVQQAILKAFEFGDHTPIGVFYQNEFVSTYEERLAARSPSYKTNPPAAQDIARPDGTPLANINRLIDDLRI; encoded by the coding sequence ATGGCGCTTAAGCTCTCGGACCTTAAGACGACGGCGCACAACGACTGGTGCCCTGGCTGCGGCGACTTTGGAATCCTAAACGCCGTCCAGATGGCCTTGGCCGAGATGAACGCGGACCCGAACAACACGGTAGTGGTCTCTGGGGTGGGGTGCTCCTCCAAGTCGCCCCATTTCATCAAGACATACGGTGTCCACACTCTTCATGGCCGCGCCGTCCCATTCGCAACTGGGATAAAACTCGCCAACCCGAACCTCGAAGTCGTGGTCGAAGGTGGGGACGGCGACGGCATGGGAATTGGGGCTGGTCACTTCGTTAATTCGGGGAGGAGGAACCTCGATATGCTTTACATCGTCCACGACAACGAGGTCTACGGCCTCACCAAGGGGCAGGCGTCCCCCACCCTCGGACTGGGGAAGAAGACCAAGTCTCTCTACTCACCGAACGTCAACCAGGCGATCAACCCCCTGATGCTCGCCATCGCTTCGGGTTACACTTGGGTGGCCAGGGGATATTCCTACGACGTCCGCCACCTGAAGGACCTGATCATCAAGGGGATCAGGCACAAGGGGTACGCGTTCCTCGATGTGCTGCAGCCCTGCCCGACCTATAACGACCTCCTCACCAAGGAATACTGGGCTGGAGAAGGGAATCTGGATACTATGGGGAAACAGCAGCCGAGGACCTACAAGCTGGAGGAAACCGGGTACGACGGCATAGTCCACAACGGCGACGAGGCAGAGATGGAGAAGAAAGTCCAGCAGGCAATCTTGAAGGCATTCGAGTTCGGGGACCACACTCCCATCGGGGTCTTCTACCAGAACGAGTTCGTGTCCACCTATGAGGAGCGCCTCGCAGCACGCAGCCCATCCTACAAGACAAACCCACCAGCGGCCCAGGATATCGCCCGGCCTGACGGGACGCCACTGGCTAACATCAACAGGCTCATCGACGACCTAAGGATTTAG
- the yjjX gene encoding inosine/xanthosine triphosphatase codes for MIVAVGTKNPAKVEGIRRGFSKYYPDAELTPVDASRVTKAQPRGLEEMVVGATARAKFALSKAGGVFGVGVEAGIFTIGGVYFDNQFAAIVDPSGRVSLGHSAGYSLPREAMNSLFEKGSELERWAEEVSGIGEIGDKGGLVRFLTKGEISRADLTEQCVVTALIPRLNQGIYGL; via the coding sequence ATGATAGTGGCGGTAGGCACGAAGAACCCTGCTAAGGTCGAAGGAATCAGGAGGGGGTTCTCGAAGTACTACCCGGACGCCGAACTCACTCCCGTCGACGCTTCCAGGGTGACCAAAGCCCAGCCCAGGGGGCTCGAGGAGATGGTGGTGGGAGCCACCGCCCGGGCTAAGTTCGCCCTTTCGAAGGCTGGCGGCGTCTTCGGGGTCGGGGTCGAGGCGGGGATATTCACAATCGGGGGCGTCTACTTTGACAACCAATTCGCGGCAATAGTCGACCCTTCGGGGAGGGTGTCCCTCGGCCACTCGGCTGGCTACTCCCTTCCGAGAGAGGCGATGAACTCTCTTTTTGAAAAGGGGTCAGAGCTCGAGCGCTGGGCAGAGGAGGTCAGCGGCATCGGCGAGATTGGAGACAAAGGCGGGTTAGTGAGGTTCCTGACCAAAGGGGAGATATCAAGGGCGGACCTGACGGAACAGTGCGTCGTCACCGCCCTGATTCCACGGCTCAACCAAGGGATCTACGGGCTCTGA
- the add gene encoding adenosine deaminase: protein MRISPAAVRALPKADLHSHIDGSISPRELFRIARKHHRKIITPEGAELESVSAFMRHIKGDGYVSMLDDIIRRFYPVTRLLQTEEAIREAGISYLKGQNDDGVVYAEGRFAPQYHTIEGLSLGNVISSMAEGLAEGAERYGVETSLIVAIGRESPPGLGEEVAKAAAKSGVAVALDLGGPEAGNPPEKFERAFRLAASSGLKVTIHAGEDAGSRKQDVANMKTALAMGADRLGHAVRLSHERSLISTVLERSAGIEMNPVSNLVLGKIKTTRDLGIDRLLKEGVSVSLNSDDPSLWTGGNLSEVYSRVCLEYGFGMDQVDTLAENAFRSSFASRRVKEQLIERYREARRHIR from the coding sequence ATGCGTATCTCTCCCGCAGCCGTCAGGGCCCTCCCAAAGGCCGATCTCCACAGCCACATCGACGGGTCCATCTCTCCGAGAGAGCTCTTCCGCATAGCAAGAAAGCACCACAGGAAGATAATCACCCCCGAGGGCGCGGAGCTGGAAAGTGTCTCCGCTTTCATGAGACACATCAAGGGAGACGGGTACGTCTCGATGCTCGACGACATCATCCGCCGCTTTTATCCCGTAACCAGACTGCTGCAGACGGAGGAAGCGATCCGCGAGGCGGGGATCTCATATTTGAAGGGGCAGAACGACGACGGGGTCGTCTACGCCGAGGGGAGGTTCGCGCCACAGTACCATACCATCGAGGGGCTCTCTCTGGGTAACGTCATCTCCAGCATGGCCGAAGGGCTCGCCGAAGGCGCTGAGCGGTACGGAGTGGAGACCTCTCTGATAGTCGCCATAGGAAGGGAGTCGCCTCCCGGGCTGGGCGAAGAGGTGGCTAAGGCTGCAGCCAAGAGTGGCGTTGCTGTCGCCCTGGACCTCGGCGGACCCGAAGCGGGGAACCCGCCGGAAAAGTTCGAAAGGGCTTTCAGGCTCGCCGCTTCGTCGGGGCTGAAGGTGACGATACACGCAGGCGAGGATGCGGGGTCCCGGAAGCAGGACGTCGCGAACATGAAGACCGCACTGGCGATGGGAGCCGACAGGCTGGGTCACGCCGTCCGTCTGTCGCATGAAAGGAGTCTGATTTCGACAGTCTTGGAGAGGTCGGCCGGAATCGAGATGAACCCGGTCTCAAATCTGGTCCTCGGCAAAATCAAGACCACGAGGGACCTAGGCATAGACCGGCTCCTAAAGGAGGGAGTGTCGGTCTCTCTCAACTCCGACGATCCTTCCCTTTGGACGGGGGGAAACCTCTCGGAGGTGTACTCGAGGGTTTGCCTGGAGTACGGATTCGGGATGGACCAGGTCGACACCCTCGCTGAGAACGCCTTCAGGTCCTCCTTCGCAAGCAGGCGAGTCAAGGAACAACTGATCGAGCGCTACCGTGAGGCGAGACGGCACATCCGTTGA